The Candidatus Eisenbacteria bacterium nucleotide sequence GTGCAGCAGGACCTCATCGACAAGAAGGCGAAGTTCTACGTCATCAATGGATACAAGGTCGCCACGGACAGCGGCATGGGCGACCGCGTGAACGTGGTGATGCAGGTCTGCTTCTTCGCGATCTCGGGGGTCTTGCCCAAAGACGAGGCGATCGAGGCGATCAAGGACTCGATCCGCAAGACGTACGGGCGGAAGGGTGAGGACGTCGTCCAGATGAACTTCCGCGCCGTGGACAACACGCTCGCCAATCTTTTCGAGGTGAAGATTCCTTCGCAGGCGACGAGCAAACTCGAGATGCGCCGCCCGGTGCCGGAGGAAGCTCCGGAATTCGTGCAGAAGGTCACGGCGGAGATCATCGCGGGGAGGGGCGACGGCATCCCGGTCGGCCTTTTCCCCGAGGATGGAACGTTCCCGTCGGACACCGCGCGTTGGGAGCGCCGAAACATCGCGCTTGAGATCCCCGTGTGGGATTCGGAGGTCTGCATCCAGTGCGGGAAGTGCGCGATGATCTGCCCGCATGCCACGATCCGCCCGAAGGTCTTCGAGGAGAAGCACCTCAAGAACGCGCCGAAGACGTTCAAGTACGTTGACGCTCGCGACAAGGAATGGGCGGGGATGAAATACGCGCTTCAGGTCGCGCCCGAGGACTGCACCGGCTGCGCAATCTGCATCGAGGTCTGCCCGGTCAAGAACAAGAAGGAAACGAAGCTCCGGGCGATCAACATGGCGCCGCAGCCGCCGCTCCGCGAGCAGGAGCGCGAGAACTGGGAGTTCTTCCTCTCGCTCCCGGAAGTCGATCGAACGAAACTCAAAGTGAGCGCGATCCGCCATCAGCAGCTCCAGCGGCCGCTCTTCGAGTTCTCGGGAGCTTGCGGCGGATGCGGAGAAACTCCGTACCTCAAGCTTCTTTCACAGCTCTTCGGCGACCGCGCGATCCTCGGAAACGCCACCGGATGTTCGTCGATCTACGGCGGAAATCTCCCGACGACCCCTTGGGCGATCAACGAGGAAGGGCGCGGCCCCGCGTGGTCGAACTCCCTCTTCGAGGACAACGGGGAGTTCGGGCTCGGAATCCGCATCGCCATCGACAAGCAGAAGGATCTCGCGTGCCATCTCGTCCGCAAGATGGCCGGCGCGATCGGCGAGAACCTGGCCAAGGAGCTCGTCGAGGCGAAGCAGAAGGACGAGGCGGAGATCTTCGAGCAGAGAAAACGGGTGAAGGCTCTGAAGGAGAAGCTGCGGGGAGCGGGCTCCGCGGAGGCGAAGACGCTCCTCGCGATCGCGGATATGCTCGTCAAGAAGAGCGTGTGGGCGGTCGGGGGCGACGGCTGGGCGTACGACATCGGCTATGGCGGACTCGACCACGTCTTCTCGATGGGACGGGACGTCAACATCCTCGTCCTCGACACCGAGGTCTACTCGAACACGGGCGGGCAGATGTCGAAGGCCACTCCGCGGGGCGCGGTCGCGAAGTTCGCCGCGGGCGGGAAGCCGGCCGCCAAGAAGGACCTCGGCCTCATGGCGATCAGTTACGGAAGCGTGTACGTCGCGCGCGTCGCGATGGGCGCCAAGGACGAGCACACCCTGCGCGCGTTTCTCGAGGCGGAGGCGTACGAGGGGACGTCGCTCATCATCGCGTACAGCCACTGCATTGCCCACGGAATCGACATGGACAGAGGTTTGGAGAGCCAGAAGGCGGCGGTCGATTCCGGGCAGTGGTTCCTCTACCGCTACAACCCGGATCTCTCCCGCGAGGGGAAGAACCCGCTTCTCCTCGACTCGCGCGCGCCGAAAATCCCGGTCGCCCAGTACATGAACATGGAGAACCGCTTCCGGATGCTCGCTCGGAGCAAGCCGGAAGACGCGAAGCGTTTCGCACACGAAGCGCAGGAAGATGTGAACGCCCGGTGGGCGCTCTACCACTACCTCGCCGAGAGACGTTTCGGCGACGGGAACGGCGGAAAGGGAGAGGCATAAGCAAGGAAAGCGGCGGGGCCGAAGACGGCGAGCGCCTTCGGCTCCTCCCTTCGAATCGGAGAGAACAGATGGATCTCACGACGCACTATCTTGGAATGAAGCTGAAGAGCCCGATCGTCCCGTCCGCCTCTCCCCTTTCGGAAGAGATTGGGAACATTCGAAAGATGGAGGACGCGGGCGCGGGCGCCGTCGTTCTCCACTCGCTCTTCGAGGAACAGATCGCGCAGGAAAGCCTCGATCTGGATCACTTCACGACGAAAGGGACCGAGAGCTTCGCGGAGTCGCTCACGTATTTTCCCGAGCCCGGCGAGTATCGGCTCGGACCCGAGGAATACCTGAACCACATCCGAAAGGCGAAGGAAGCGGTCAAGATCCCGGTCATCGCGAGCCTGAACGGAACGAGCGAGGGAGGGTGGACCGACTACGCCGCGCGGATGGAGGAGGCGGGGGCGGACGCGCTCGAGCTGAACATCTACTACATCCCGACGGATCCCGCCCTCAGCGCCGAGAAGGTCGAGAACACGTACGTCGAGATCGTGAAGTCGGTGCGGTCGACCGTCCGAATCCCGCTCGCGGTCAAGATCTCGCCCTTCTTCAGCAACCTCGCGTATACGGCCGGGCGGCTCGACCGGGCGGGGGCGAACGCCTTGGTCCTCTTCAACCGTTTCTATCAGCCGGACATCGACCTCGACGATCTCGAGGTGCGAACCCACGTTCTCCTCAGCGCGCCGCAGGCGATGCGGCTTCCGCTCCGCTGGATCGCGATCCTGCACGGACGCATCAAGGCGGATCTCGCCGCGACGGGCGGCATCCACACGGCCGAGGACTGCCTCAAGATGCTGATGGCGGGCGCGAAGACCACGATGCTCTGCTCCGTACTCCTGAAAAAGGGAATCGATCAGATCCGAGAGATCGAGATGGGGATGCGGAAGTGGATGGAGGGGCACGAGTACGTTTCGGTCGAGCAGATGCAGGGGAGCATGAGCCAGAGGAGCGTCGAGGACCCGGCCGCGTTCGAGCGGGCGCAGTACATGCGCGCGCTCGCGGGATATCGGGCTTAAGACCGGTTTCACAACCTCCTTCCGTTGCAATCGGCTGCGAAGCCGCCCGCGGAATGAGCCTCCCAATGAAAGCACCCGCCTCCTCTCCGGGGGCGGGCTTCGTTTGCGCGGTCCCGTTTGGGCGGGGCGCCTTGACAAGAACTCCTGATCCGACTAACTTCCAAGCGTGCCGTACCCGGCAGCAATCGTCCCGGCCAGCGAACGATCCACTGAGCGGATCCTCGGCCGTCCGGCAAGATGTTGAATCGCGAAGACAAAGGAGTCGTCGTCATGGCATTCACGCTCCCTGAACTTCCCTATCCCTATGACGCGCTTGAGCCCCACATCGACGCGCGCACGATGGAGATTCACCACACGAAGCACCATCAGGCTTACGTCTCCAACCTGAACAAGGCCTTGGAGGGACATTCGGCGTTCCAGTCAAAGACGATCGACGAGATCGTAAGGAATCTAGACGCGATCCCGGAAGCGGTCCGGACCGCCGTCCGCAACAACGGCGGGGGACATTGGAACCACACGCTCTTCTGGCACGTGATGTCGAAGAAAGGCGGCGGCGAACCGAAGGGGACTCTCTGCGACGCGATCAAGAAGACCTTCGGGAGCTTCGACGCGTTCAAGGAGGAGTTCGGAAAGGCGGCGATCGGGCGCTTCGGAAGCGGATGGGCCTGGCTCTGCTTCGACGAGAAGGGCAAGCTGCACGTCGAGTCGACCCCCAACCAGGACACGCCGGTCTCCCAGGGCCATGTGCCGATCCTCGGCCTCGACGTCTGGGAACACGCT carries:
- the nifJ gene encoding pyruvate:ferredoxin (flavodoxin) oxidoreductase, with protein sequence MKLPERPSGIARSPARRTASRRTRRRTRSATWPNSAIWGLPRLSRQSRFPTRTASERPGSTIDRETRPAQGIGPTERVASSGEEAYNGSDQPWGIFFPGTKRGFRCGRGAHRGGSEVPIRVPITIDGNEAVAYVAYRVNEVAAIYPITPSSNMGEWADQWASEGKKNIWGVVPDVIEMQSEAGAAGAWHGSLQAGCLTTTFTASQGLLLKIPNMYKIAGELTSTAFHVAARSVATHALSIFGDHSDVMAARATGFALIPSGSIQETMDFALIASAATLKTRVPFLHFFDGFRSSHEVQKIELISDDQMREMIDDEMVLQHRMRALSPDRPFIRGTAQNPDVFFQAREAINPYYLACVDKTEEVMEQFARVTGRVYRVFEYVGDPKAERVLVIMGSGAEAAHEAVEHMNRNGEKVGLIKVRLYRPFDTKRFCEALPPTARSIAVLDRTKEPGSAGEPLYLDVVHAAYEGLRNGYGAIKSLPAIVGGRYGLSSKEFTPAMVKAVFDNLAAGKPRNHFTVGIHDDKTKMSLPYDPEYSTEGPKVVRAMFYGLGADGTVGANKNSIKIIGEGTDFYAQGYFVYDSKKAGAVTVSHLRFGPDPIRSTYLVSKASFIGCHQQVFIEKYDMLQYLTLGGVFLLNCQWGPDEVWGHLPKKVQQDLIDKKAKFYVINGYKVATDSGMGDRVNVVMQVCFFAISGVLPKDEAIEAIKDSIRKTYGRKGEDVVQMNFRAVDNTLANLFEVKIPSQATSKLEMRRPVPEEAPEFVQKVTAEIIAGRGDGIPVGLFPEDGTFPSDTARWERRNIALEIPVWDSEVCIQCGKCAMICPHATIRPKVFEEKHLKNAPKTFKYVDARDKEWAGMKYALQVAPEDCTGCAICIEVCPVKNKKETKLRAINMAPQPPLREQERENWEFFLSLPEVDRTKLKVSAIRHQQLQRPLFEFSGACGGCGETPYLKLLSQLFGDRAILGNATGCSSIYGGNLPTTPWAINEEGRGPAWSNSLFEDNGEFGLGIRIAIDKQKDLACHLVRKMAGAIGENLAKELVEAKQKDEAEIFEQRKRVKALKEKLRGAGSAEAKTLLAIADMLVKKSVWAVGGDGWAYDIGYGGLDHVFSMGRDVNILVLDTEVYSNTGGQMSKATPRGAVAKFAAGGKPAAKKDLGLMAISYGSVYVARVAMGAKDEHTLRAFLEAEAYEGTSLIIAYSHCIAHGIDMDRGLESQKAAVDSGQWFLYRYNPDLSREGKNPLLLDSRAPKIPVAQYMNMENRFRMLARSKPEDAKRFAHEAQEDVNARWALYHYLAERRFGDGNGGKGEA
- a CDS encoding dihydroorotate dehydrogenase-like protein, whose amino-acid sequence is MDLTTHYLGMKLKSPIVPSASPLSEEIGNIRKMEDAGAGAVVLHSLFEEQIAQESLDLDHFTTKGTESFAESLTYFPEPGEYRLGPEEYLNHIRKAKEAVKIPVIASLNGTSEGGWTDYAARMEEAGADALELNIYYIPTDPALSAEKVENTYVEIVKSVRSTVRIPLAVKISPFFSNLAYTAGRLDRAGANALVLFNRFYQPDIDLDDLEVRTHVLLSAPQAMRLPLRWIAILHGRIKADLAATGGIHTAEDCLKMLMAGAKTTMLCSVLLKKGIDQIREIEMGMRKWMEGHEYVSVEQMQGSMSQRSVEDPAAFERAQYMRALAGYRA
- a CDS encoding superoxide dismutase — translated: MAFTLPELPYPYDALEPHIDARTMEIHHTKHHQAYVSNLNKALEGHSAFQSKTIDEIVRNLDAIPEAVRTAVRNNGGGHWNHTLFWHVMSKKGGGEPKGTLCDAIKKTFGSFDAFKEEFGKAAIGRFGSGWAWLCFDEKGKLHVESTPNQDTPVSQGHVPILGLDVWEHAYYLKYQNRRPDYISAWWNVVNWEEVQRRYEAATR